The following proteins come from a genomic window of Malus domestica chromosome 02, GDT2T_hap1:
- the LOC103406718 gene encoding dolichyl pyrophosphate Glc1Man9GlcNAc2 alpha-1,3-glucosyltransferase, which translates to MEAQTAPKLQNPPKPRNPITELWWFFAISACVKLLLIPAYKSTDFEVHRHWLAITHSLPLSQWYSDETSIWTLDYPPFFAYFERLLSVFANLIDPQIVHLQKGLNYSSNTVLYFQRISVILSDLCLLYGVFRLTRNSDSMKQKMIWVLVIWSPMLVIVDHLHFQYNGFLLGILLISLSCLEEGRDLMGGLIFAVLLCFKHLFAVAAPVYFVYLLRHYCWKGLVRGFWRLSVLGTVVVAVFALAYAPFVYHGQMQQVIHRMFPFGRGLCHAYWAPNFWVFYIILDKVLAFLLGRLGFNIQAPAASFTGGLVGDSSPFAVLPQVTPATTFILVLISLSPCLIKAWRHPRPSLITRWVAYAYTCGFMFGWHVHEKASLHFVIPLAIVAVQSLDNARHYFLISIVSCYSLFPLLYEAQEYPIRVLLLLLHSTLMWLGFSAQFANGIALETANSGKKKDDDFQTKRRSVAAAQKGGFVIGCVHWSYLVGMLLVEIWGQFLHPIIFGEKLPFIPLMLISTYCGIGVMYSFIWQLKWILDS; encoded by the exons ATGGAAGCTCAAACCGCCCCGAAACTTCAAAACCCTCCGAAACCCCGCAACCCCATCACAGAGCTATGGTGGTTCTTCGCCATCTCCGCCTGCGTAAAGCTGCTTCTGATCCCAGCCTACAAAAGCACAGACTTTGAGGTCCACCGCCACTGGCTAGCCATAacccactctctccctctctcccaaTGGTACTCCGACGAGACGAGCATTTGGACCCTCGACTACCCGCCATTCTTCGCCTACTTCGAGCGATTACTTTCCGTTTTCGCCAATCTCATCGACCCACAAATCGTTCACCTCCAAAAGGGCTTGAACTACAGCTCAAACACAGTGCTTTACTTCCAAAGAATCTCTGTAATCTTATCGGATTTGTGCCTTTTGTATGGGGTTTTTCGATTGACTAGGAATTCGGATTCGATGAAGCAAAAGATGATCTGGGTATTGGTGATTTGGTCGCCAATGCTTGTGATTGTGGACCATTTGCATTTCCAGTACAATGGGTTTTTGCTTGGGATTTTATTGATTTCGCTTTCATGTTTGGAGGAAGGGAGGGACTTGATGGGTGGGCTTATTTTTGCTGTGCTATTGTGCTTCAAGCATTTGTTTGCGGTCGCGGCGCCTGTTTATTTTGTTTACTTGTTGAGGCATTATTGCTGGAAAGGATTGGTGAGGGGTTTCTGGCGGCTTTCGGTTTTGGGGACTGTTGTTGTGGCTGTTTTTGCATTGGCATATGCCCCATTTGTGTACCATGGGCAG ATGCAACAAGTTATCCACCGCATGTTTCCTTTTGGCAGGGGACTTTGCCATGCCTATTGGGCACCGAATTTTTGGGTGTTCTATATCATACTGGATAAAGTGCTTGCTTTCTTGCTTGGAAGACTTGGATTCAACATTCAAGCCCCAGCGGCTTCATTCACTGGTGGGCTAGTTGGGGATTCATCTCCTTTTGCTGTACTACCTCAG GTCACTCCTGCGACAACCTTTATTCTGGTTCTGATTTCCTTATCCCCTTGTCTCATTAAAGCTTGGAGACATCCACGACCATCGTTGATTACCAGATGGGTAGCCTATGCATATACTTGTGGGTTTATGTTTGGGTGGCACGTTCATGAGAAGGCATCACTCCACTTTGTCATCCCCCTTGCCATTGTTGCAGTGCAGAGTTTGGATAATGCAAGGCATTACTTCTTGATATCAATTG TGTCCTGCTACTCACTGTTCCCACTTCTATATGAAGCCCAGGAGTATCCAATAAGGGTCCTATTGCTGTTACTACACTCCACGCTTATGTGGTTAGGTTTCTCTGCACAATTCGCTAACGGGATTGCCCTTGAAACGGCAAACTCTGGAAAGAAAAAAGATGATGATTTTCAAACGAAGAGACGTTCTGTTGCAGCTGCCCAGAAAGGAGGGTTTGTTATTGGGTGCGTTCACTGGAGTTATTTGGTTGGTATGTTGCTGGTTGAGATTTGGGGTCAGTTTCTGCATCCCATCATTTTTGGTGAAAAGCTTCCTTTTATACCCCTCATGCTTATCTCAACATACTGTGGAATAGGGGTCATGTACTCTTTCATTTGGCAATTAAAATGGATCCTTGATTCGTGA
- the LOC103418432 gene encoding 26S proteasome non-ATPase regulatory subunit 12 homolog A-like — protein MGGGGDLDTQIEKLLNVEKQMRLAGDVAGTKKAATDILELCFKAGAWKTLNDQIVVLSKRRGQLKQAVTAMVQQAMQYIDQTPDIETRVELIKTLNNVSAGKIYVEIERARLIKRLAKIKEEQGLIAEAADLMQEIAVETFGAMAKTEKIAFILEQVRLCLDRQDYVRAQILSRKISPRVFDIDASKEKKKPKEGDNVVEEAPADIPSLLELKRIYYELMIRYYSHNNDYLEICRCYKAIYDIPSVKENSAQWIPVLRKICWYLVLAPYDPMQSSLLNSILEDKNLSELPYFRLLLKQVVTMEVIQWNTLWNTYKDEFESEKNMLGGSLGDKAAEDLRQRIIEHNILVVSKNYSRITLKRLAELLCLSIQEAEKHLSDMVVSKALVAKIDRPVGIICFQTAKDSNNVLNSWAMNLEKLLDLVEKSCHQIHKETMVHKASLKV, from the exons ATG GGAGGAGGAGGCGATTTGGATACCCAAATAGAGAAGTTGCTGAATGTAGAGAAGCAAATGAGGCTTGCTGGTGATGTAGCGGGAACCAAGAAGGCAGCCACTGACATTCTTGAACTCTGCTTTAAAGCGGGTGCTTGGAAGACTCTCAATGATCAGATTGTTGTATTATCCAAACGTCGTGGTCAGCTCAAGCAG GCTGTGACTGCAATGGTCCAGCAAGCGATGCAATATATTGATCAGACACCAGATATTGAAACTCGTGTAGAGCTTATTAAAACACTGAATAATGTTTCTGCTGGGAAG ATATATGTTGAAATTGAGAGAGCCCGGTTAATCAAGAGACTTGCAAAGATTAAGGAAGAGCAAGGGCTTATTGCTGAAGCTGCTGATTTGATGCAAGAAATTGCG GTGGAAACTTTTGGTGCCATGGCAAAAACTGAGAAGATTGCTTTCATTCTTGAACAA GTTCGGTTGTGTTTAGACCGTCAAGATTATGTTCGTGCTCAAATACTCTCGAGGAAGATCAGTCCAAgagtttttgatattgatgcttcaaaagaaaagaaaaaaccaaaagaagGTGACAATGTTGTTGAAGAAGCTCCTGCTGATATACCATCGCTCTTGGAGTTGAAGCGGATATACTATGAATTAATGATACG GTATTATTCTCACAACAACGATTACCTTGAGATTTGCCGTTGCTACAAGGCGATATACGATATTCCTTCTGTTAAGGAGAATTCAGCTCAGTGGATACCg GTCTTGAGGAAAATCTGTTGGTACTTGGTTCTGGCTCCATATGATCCAATGCAGTCAAGCCTTCTCAATTCCATCCTGGAGGATAAGAATCTTTCTGAACTTCCATATTTTAG GTTGTTGTTGAAACAGGTGGTAACTATGGAAGTCATACAATGGAACACTCTTTGGAATACATACAAGGATGAGTTTGAGAGCGAGAAGAACATGCTTGGAGGCTCTTTGGGCGACAAAGCAGCTGAAGATCTGAGACAGAGAATTATTGAACAT AACATACTTGTTGTTTCCAAGAACTACTCAAGAATTACCTTGAAGCGACTTGCAGAGCTGCTGTGTCTGAGTATACAG GAAGCTGAGAAGCATCTGTCTGATATGGTTGTGTCCAAGGCACTTGTGGCCAAGATTGACAGGCCAGTAGGAATAATCTGTTTCCAAACTGCAAAGGATAGCAACAACGTTCTGAATTCGTGGGCTATGAACTTGGAGAAACTGCTTGATCTTGTTGAGAAGAGCTGTCACCAAATACACAAAGAAACCATGGTACACAAGGCTTCTCTGAAGGTTTGA